In SAR202 cluster bacterium, the genomic stretch CTTTGGCCATCGGCGAGAACGCCATCACGCCAATTCCGTTCTTGAGGCAGAAGGGAAGGGATGTCTGCCCTTCGTCCCGGAAAAGCATGCTGTAGCGCGGCTGCGAGCTATGAACGGGGCCGTGCTTCGTAGCCTCAGCAATCTGGTCCGGCGAGAAGTTGGAGACGCCAATGTACCTTATCTTCCCCGCGTCCCGGTGCTGGAGCAGGTGGGACATCGTCTCCTGGATAGGCCACTTCGGTTGAGGGCTATGTAGCTGATAGAGATCGATGTAGTCTGTGCCGAGCGACTTGAGGGCGGAGTCCAGGGCCTGCTGGATGTGCTGCGCCGAGTGGTCGGCGCCGGAGACTTTGGAAGTGAGGAAAAGGTCCGCGCGCCGCCCCTTGATGGCCT encodes the following:
- a CDS encoding aldo/keto reductase translates to AIKGRRADLFLTSKVSGADHSAQHIQQALDSALKSLGTDYIDLYQLHSPQPKWPIQETMSHLLQHRDAGKIRYIGVSNFSPDQIAEATKHGPVHSSQPRYSMLFRDEGQTSLPFCLKNGIGVMAFSPMAKGLLSGQYKPGHVFPPDDERHSWPFFQGEEFARIYAFTEKLKVWAADHGRDLSQLAIAWTLAHPAVTTSIVGARTPEQSRHNARAGDWQLTPRDLREIDELQGSLRLSFRS